The following coding sequences are from one Paenibacillus sp. FSL R5-0912 window:
- a CDS encoding helix-turn-helix domain-containing protein, translated as MKSSFTGRVILIYGGLLLVVISMTFLFSYMGTVRGLRSQLKETNFALLNQINQKLELSFKQTEKDLLQLTNELEFVYFMNNVYKDDAQRYANFYGLDSKLGTFMNRNLQFSSIYVYSHVSGDILTQQNYISNDGTEDQWLTQYLNMDGYFKWLPTHQISDGMALEDVVTLIRSYPALSKPGFRTGLLAVNMKESVLYQMIQDIYQDGNKGQTFVIDQQGQVVTHNDKSKLHSSLKDMPYLENVLIGPDAGSFSIKPEQEKQMVFYTTSTYTGWKIVSIVPEDQMYRPLTVTRNLLLAFSVLMFAIALIILFYVSRRTFRPMDALIGKLSGKYRPVQAGRFDGTPHKGLSYLDDVIEQMFLDREGLEQQVRDAKPMLKWRTVMDILTGYRTVYSTVIPHLEFTGVRLYPEWFVVCTAEFGKEGGISPRDEILYAYALCNVAEEIIYRENAGVAIDLGGCRVVILLSFSEGDEAQNHLRAATLLEHILDVMSKQIGLVVTAGVGRCYRELGNVPRSYEESKVALRYKMVTGPQTVISIEDLQPLQSQDYYQFPQRIDRILEALKQADRDKLQMLVQDVFMSAVKNNAPPELFKQLSFELVMRAMQMIDSIGIDVNEIQAEIGTAHEVIQKSDNWRQTEELVSTLLLRLLGAIEEKRMQRGKNDTIDQILIYIRQHYQDSDLSLDKLADEFHLNPAYISRQFKEHAEGNFIDYLIEIRINAAKELLKDKTVRIYDVSEAVGYTNSRSFMRSFKKYTGLTPTEYRERFL; from the coding sequence ATGAAATCCAGTTTCACAGGCAGGGTAATCCTTATTTACGGCGGTCTTCTGCTGGTGGTCATATCCATGACCTTCCTCTTCTCTTACATGGGAACCGTCAGAGGGCTCCGCAGCCAGTTGAAGGAAACTAATTTTGCACTTTTAAACCAGATAAATCAAAAATTAGAACTTTCCTTCAAGCAGACGGAAAAGGATTTGCTGCAGTTGACCAATGAGCTTGAATTTGTCTATTTCATGAACAACGTCTATAAGGATGATGCGCAGAGATATGCCAATTTTTATGGGTTGGACAGTAAGCTTGGGACGTTCATGAACCGCAATCTGCAATTTTCATCCATTTACGTTTACTCTCATGTAAGCGGTGACATTCTCACCCAGCAAAATTACATCAGTAACGATGGAACAGAGGACCAATGGCTTACCCAATATCTGAATATGGATGGTTACTTCAAATGGCTGCCTACACACCAGATTTCCGACGGCATGGCCTTGGAGGATGTGGTCACCTTGATCCGCTCTTATCCGGCATTAAGCAAGCCGGGCTTCCGCACCGGGCTGCTGGCAGTAAATATGAAGGAAAGTGTGCTCTACCAGATGATTCAGGATATTTACCAGGATGGAAACAAGGGGCAAACCTTCGTTATTGACCAGCAGGGTCAAGTCGTTACCCATAATGATAAATCCAAGCTGCACAGCTCCTTAAAGGATATGCCATATCTTGAAAACGTACTGATTGGCCCGGATGCCGGTTCCTTCAGCATCAAGCCGGAGCAGGAAAAGCAGATGGTGTTTTATACAACCTCGACTTACACAGGCTGGAAGATTGTCAGCATTGTACCGGAGGACCAGATGTACCGCCCCCTTACAGTGACCCGCAATTTGCTCCTTGCTTTTAGCGTACTGATGTTTGCAATTGCGCTAATCATTCTTTTCTACGTCAGCCGCAGAACTTTCCGTCCTATGGACGCATTGATTGGCAAGCTGTCCGGCAAGTATCGGCCTGTGCAGGCTGGACGGTTTGACGGCACTCCCCATAAGGGATTGTCCTATCTGGACGATGTCATCGAGCAAATGTTTTTGGATCGGGAAGGTCTGGAACAGCAGGTGAGAGATGCCAAGCCTATGCTGAAATGGCGAACCGTGATGGATATATTGACCGGTTACCGGACTGTATATTCGACGGTGATCCCTCATCTGGAATTTACAGGAGTACGCTTGTATCCCGAATGGTTTGTCGTGTGCACCGCGGAATTCGGCAAGGAAGGCGGAATTTCCCCACGGGATGAAATTCTCTATGCCTATGCGCTATGCAATGTGGCCGAGGAAATTATCTATAGAGAGAACGCAGGTGTGGCCATTGATCTTGGAGGTTGCCGGGTTGTTATCCTATTGAGTTTCTCGGAGGGAGACGAGGCACAGAATCATCTGCGTGCCGCCACACTGCTGGAGCATATTCTGGATGTAATGAGCAAACAAATCGGGCTGGTGGTCACCGCAGGTGTAGGGAGATGCTACCGGGAGCTGGGCAACGTTCCCCGCTCTTATGAGGAGTCCAAGGTTGCATTACGCTACAAAATGGTAACCGGACCCCAGACCGTCATCTCCATTGAGGATTTGCAGCCCCTGCAAAGCCAGGATTATTATCAATTTCCCCAGCGAATTGACCGCATTCTGGAAGCCCTTAAGCAGGCAGATCGGGACAAGCTTCAAATGCTGGTTCAGGATGTCTTTATGTCAGCGGTCAAGAACAATGCTCCGCCAGAGCTTTTCAAGCAATTATCGTTTGAGCTGGTCATGAGAGCCATGCAAATGATAGACTCCATCGGCATTGACGTCAATGAGATCCAGGCGGAAATCGGCACGGCACACGAGGTGATTCAGAAATCTGACAACTGGAGGCAAACCGAGGAATTGGTAAGTACTTTGCTGCTCCGGCTGTTGGGGGCTATAGAAGAGAAACGGATGCAAAGGGGCAAAAATGATACCATTGACCAAATACTGATTTATATCCGGCAACATTATCAGGATAGTGATCTGTCCCTAGACAAGCTAGCTGATGAATTCCATTTGAATCCTGCGTATATTAGCCGGCAGTTCAAAGAGCATGCCGAAGGCAACTTCATCGACTACTTGATCGAAATCCGCATCAACGCAGCCAAAGAGCTTTTGAAGGATAAAACCGTCCGGATTTATGACGTATCCGAGGCAGTCGGCTATACCAACAGCCGGAGCTTCATGCGCAGCTTCAAGAAGTACACAGGTCTTACACCAACGGAATACCGGGAGCGCTTCTTGTAA
- a CDS encoding ABC transporter ATP-binding protein, which yields MIVLEVKGLNKVYPGKVKTQALTDIHLSVESGEFVGIMGPSGSGKTTFLNMVSTIDQPTSGEVNINGNNPYKLNKKDLAHFRRRQLGFVFQDFNLLETLTVAENIVLPLTLDNRKLSEMDSLLQKVAEQLNIKDILNKRTYEISGGQRQRTALARAIITSPAMILADEPTGSLDSNSSRIVMESLANINRTQGTTLLLVTHDPQAASYCNRIIFIKDGKLAAEIHRGDNRQAFFQKIIDTLSFWGGNSHELSSIRV from the coding sequence GTGATCGTATTGGAAGTCAAAGGACTGAATAAAGTATATCCCGGCAAAGTGAAGACCCAGGCACTTACAGATATTCATCTCAGTGTTGAGAGCGGGGAATTTGTAGGTATCATGGGACCCTCAGGCAGCGGTAAAACCACATTTCTAAATATGGTATCCACTATCGACCAGCCCACCTCCGGAGAGGTGAATATCAACGGCAATAATCCTTATAAGCTGAATAAGAAAGATCTGGCCCATTTCCGCCGCAGACAACTCGGCTTTGTCTTTCAGGATTTCAATCTGCTAGAGACATTAACCGTAGCTGAGAATATCGTGCTTCCTCTTACCCTAGACAACCGTAAGCTAAGCGAGATGGATTCTCTGCTGCAGAAGGTTGCTGAACAACTTAACATTAAGGATATCCTGAATAAACGCACCTATGAGATATCGGGCGGACAGCGGCAGCGGACTGCTCTTGCGCGCGCAATTATTACTTCTCCTGCGATGATCCTGGCTGATGAGCCAACCGGTTCCCTGGACTCTAATTCCTCACGGATCGTTATGGAATCGCTGGCGAACATTAACCGTACGCAAGGCACCACGCTATTGCTTGTTACCCATGATCCGCAGGCAGCGAGCTACTGTAACCGGATCATCTTCATTAAGGACGGCAAGCTGGCTGCCGAAATTCACCGTGGCGATAACCGTCAGGCCTTTTTCCAGAAAATTATCGACACACTATCGTTTTGGGGAGGGAATAGTCATGAGCTTTCCTCAATTCGCGTTTAA
- a CDS encoding sensor histidine kinase, with translation MRLFWKDQLPLLLFYLLQVLLVPVLYWISGENRPPVIIGYGVLLSGSILLLYLGYRYVQHRRLYKLLSTPRNFSADDLTPLGDVALPEAIHELLQNMDRQYQEKMNGHIRQMDQHIVFINRWVHQMKTPISVIQLILQDLEDETAGSIQEEVEKLRKGLEMVIHTSRLERFENDFQVELLSLRKTVANAVSGNRRLFIRRGVSVNILVDAGTHVYSDAKWLMFMLGQILTNAVNYTVGSGKAVTISAHPRGKDTVLEISDQGIGISPEDLKRVFNPYFTGERGRQYHESTGMGLYLVKEICTRLGHAVELESQPGVGTAVRIIFNGQAPAQ, from the coding sequence ATGAGATTATTCTGGAAGGACCAGCTTCCTCTGCTGCTCTTCTACCTGCTGCAAGTGCTCCTGGTTCCGGTGTTGTATTGGATCTCAGGCGAGAACAGGCCTCCCGTGATCATAGGATACGGTGTACTCCTGAGCGGCAGTATTCTTCTCCTGTACCTCGGTTACCGTTATGTTCAACACCGCAGGTTATATAAGCTGTTAAGCACTCCACGTAACTTCTCTGCGGATGATTTGACCCCCCTTGGAGATGTTGCGCTTCCCGAGGCCATTCATGAGTTACTACAGAACATGGACCGCCAGTATCAGGAGAAGATGAATGGGCATATCCGGCAGATGGACCAGCATATTGTGTTCATTAACCGCTGGGTGCATCAGATGAAGACCCCTATCTCTGTCATACAGCTCATACTGCAGGATCTGGAGGACGAAACCGCCGGCAGTATTCAGGAGGAGGTGGAGAAGTTGCGCAAAGGACTGGAAATGGTCATCCATACCTCCCGTCTGGAACGTTTTGAGAATGATTTTCAAGTAGAACTATTGTCCCTCCGCAAGACCGTCGCCAATGCGGTATCCGGGAACCGGAGATTATTTATCCGCAGGGGGGTCTCCGTGAATATTCTGGTTGATGCCGGGACCCATGTATACAGCGATGCCAAATGGCTGATGTTCATGCTGGGCCAAATTTTGACCAATGCTGTCAATTACACGGTCGGTTCCGGCAAAGCGGTGACGATCTCTGCACACCCCCGCGGCAAGGATACAGTTCTGGAGATTTCAGATCAGGGTATCGGCATTTCTCCCGAGGATTTAAAAAGGGTATTCAACCCATATTTTACCGGTGAACGCGGGCGTCAATACCATGAGTCCACCGGAATGGGACTTTATCTGGTTAAGGAAATCTGCACCAGACTGGGACATGCCGTCGAATTGGAATCCCAGCCCGGAGTAGGAACTGCGGTGCGGATTATTTTTAACGGCCAAGCCCCTGCACAGTAA
- a CDS encoding ABC transporter permease has product MSFPQFAFNNVRRNARAYIAYFLSSSFMVMVFFAYSVFIYHPGIASQDMGPMAVTSMQVAAYIVYVFAFFFVLYSIGTFLKSRNLEFGILTILGARPNQINRLIFLENMLIGIVAIVTGIAGGMLLSKLFLLLSTRTIGIEDLPFYWPVQAMRVTSLSFVSLFLFISIFTLLLIRNNKVLDLLQGNVKPKKQPKASVLLSLIGVVLLIIGFYALRIELSPSAIISAAIAGITGTYLFYSQLSVVFIRLLKRSRRSTWRGTRLLWTSEMSYKLRDNSRMLFMITVVTALASMGAGYVLSIIQAGREEYNGKPFAITQTYYRTTSADPDRSKIHQELKAAGVEYTEKRTDLLSASVQDEGGRENGLYLIGLAQYNELAPLAGLPVVTRLGSNEVVLLASPEVEKNDYIRDQMVTLAEQPAVSLYVKESVTTESIGFISSFAPVLIVPEKWMEVVRVARSAEEGKEVRPYISYHYKVPAWDTGSLPSIDSQENIVGTELRQWNTGMEGESDEVFDLTSRAANYWLLKQSTAMLSFVSVFVALIFSVASASFLYFKLHSDLAADIRMYRALSKIGLSTSEMSASATKQIAILFYIPIVVAAVQSLVVISPILETGIMNVLKPVLITFAGYLILQSVFFIIVKSRYIRSLKKMMV; this is encoded by the coding sequence ATGAGCTTTCCTCAATTCGCGTTTAATAATGTACGGCGTAACGCCCGGGCTTATATTGCTTATTTCCTGAGCAGTTCTTTTATGGTCATGGTGTTTTTTGCTTATTCCGTATTCATTTATCATCCCGGGATTGCGAGTCAGGATATGGGTCCCATGGCGGTAACGAGTATGCAGGTCGCAGCCTACATTGTGTATGTATTCGCTTTTTTCTTCGTACTGTATTCCATCGGAACGTTTTTGAAATCACGTAATCTGGAGTTTGGGATTCTAACCATCCTGGGTGCCCGGCCAAACCAGATTAACCGGCTAATCTTCCTTGAGAATATGCTGATCGGCATTGTTGCCATTGTAACCGGAATCGCAGGGGGGATGCTTCTCTCCAAATTATTTCTGCTGCTCAGCACGAGGACAATTGGAATTGAGGATTTACCTTTCTACTGGCCTGTCCAAGCAATGCGGGTCACCTCCCTGTCCTTCGTCTCCTTGTTTCTGTTTATTTCCATCTTTACGTTGCTGCTTATCCGCAATAACAAAGTACTGGATCTGCTTCAGGGAAATGTTAAACCGAAAAAACAGCCAAAAGCCTCCGTCCTTCTGTCCTTAATTGGCGTAGTGCTGCTGATTATCGGATTTTATGCCCTGCGGATTGAACTCAGTCCCTCTGCTATTATTTCGGCCGCTATTGCGGGAATTACCGGCACCTATTTGTTCTACTCCCAGCTGTCTGTTGTTTTCATTCGTCTGCTTAAGCGCAGCCGCAGGTCTACCTGGCGTGGTACGCGGCTGTTGTGGACTTCAGAAATGAGCTATAAACTGCGGGACAACTCGCGGATGTTATTTATGATTACAGTAGTCACAGCCTTGGCTAGTATGGGGGCAGGGTATGTTCTGTCCATCATTCAGGCCGGAAGAGAAGAGTACAACGGGAAACCTTTTGCCATCACCCAAACGTATTACCGGACCACATCGGCAGATCCGGACCGGAGCAAAATTCACCAGGAGCTTAAGGCAGCGGGTGTGGAGTACACGGAGAAGAGAACCGACTTGCTCTCTGCCTCGGTCCAGGATGAGGGGGGGCGTGAGAACGGCTTGTATCTGATCGGGCTTGCCCAATATAATGAGCTTGCGCCTTTGGCTGGTCTCCCGGTCGTAACCAGACTGGGCTCAAATGAAGTAGTTCTTCTGGCGTCGCCAGAGGTTGAGAAGAATGATTATATCCGTGACCAAATGGTGACCTTGGCTGAACAGCCCGCCGTATCCCTCTATGTCAAGGAGAGCGTTACTACAGAATCGATTGGGTTCATCAGTTCATTTGCTCCTGTGCTGATTGTGCCGGAGAAGTGGATGGAGGTGGTAAGAGTAGCCCGATCGGCTGAAGAGGGAAAGGAGGTCAGACCTTATATCAGTTATCACTATAAGGTTCCGGCATGGGATACAGGTTCACTGCCTTCCATCGACAGTCAGGAGAACATCGTAGGCACCGAGCTGAGACAATGGAATACCGGGATGGAAGGGGAAAGTGATGAGGTGTTCGATTTAACTTCACGCGCCGCTAATTATTGGCTCCTTAAACAAAGTACAGCCATGCTCAGTTTCGTCAGTGTTTTTGTTGCTTTGATTTTTTCGGTTGCATCGGCCAGTTTTTTATACTTCAAGCTGCATAGTGATCTGGCTGCAGATATTCGTATGTACCGTGCGTTATCCAAGATCGGGCTAAGCACAAGTGAAATGTCAGCATCGGCAACCAAACAGATTGCGATACTCTTCTATATACCCATTGTGGTGGCTGCCGTTCAGAGTCTGGTTGTCATCAGCCCTATCCTGGAGACGGGAATAATGAATGTGCTCAAGCCGGTACTGATCACATTTGCCGGGTATCTGATTCTGCAAAGCGTCTTTTTCATCATTGTGAAATCACGATATATACGCAGTCTGAAGAAAATGATGGTTTGA
- a CDS encoding GntR family transcriptional regulator, producing the protein MKEPNKRIPIYLQIREYITEQIRLGSWKSGDTLPSENELARLFQGSRITVKQALKTLVEEGVVYRVQGKGSFVAEGADSIMQAMDSPVSINSFSLHPVAGAPQYAGERLSAPPFIAFIIQNTLDSICSELLLGIEAAAADGGFRVLFMNARESRERELAMLKEAVQSGAKGIILFPVHGETYNEEVLRLTMEQYPVVVLDRYLRGVETNCVCSDNENGAYQAVSYLISKGHRRIGCISSPVLGTTSLEDRLHGYEQALADNLIPVDHAARLFEPTPEGIINFLRTQTTLTGLVAFDNVHGSLIMKAAEHLGIRIPEDLSLVIFDDYSYPELFRVPPTVIVQPFRKMGQEAALLLMELIHSPQAERRRITLPVQLIERKSVENPPSSPR; encoded by the coding sequence ATGAAGGAGCCAAACAAACGAATTCCAATCTACCTGCAAATACGCGAATACATCACTGAACAAATCCGCCTCGGAAGCTGGAAGTCGGGAGATACGCTCCCCTCGGAGAATGAGCTGGCCCGGTTGTTCCAGGGGAGCCGGATTACGGTGAAGCAAGCCTTGAAGACACTTGTCGAAGAAGGAGTTGTATACCGGGTTCAAGGAAAAGGAAGCTTTGTGGCAGAAGGCGCGGATAGCATTATGCAGGCGATGGACAGCCCAGTCTCCATAAACTCATTCTCGCTCCATCCAGTGGCCGGAGCGCCACAGTATGCGGGAGAAAGATTATCAGCCCCCCCGTTCATAGCCTTTATTATTCAAAACACGTTGGACTCTATATGCTCCGAGCTGCTTCTTGGCATTGAAGCAGCAGCAGCCGATGGAGGCTTCCGGGTCCTGTTCATGAACGCCCGGGAATCCCGGGAACGGGAGCTCGCTATGCTGAAGGAAGCTGTCCAAAGCGGCGCCAAAGGTATTATTTTGTTCCCGGTTCATGGTGAAACATATAACGAGGAAGTGCTTCGTCTGACCATGGAGCAATATCCTGTCGTTGTACTGGACCGTTATTTGCGCGGCGTGGAGACCAATTGTGTCTGTTCAGACAATGAGAACGGAGCATATCAGGCAGTCTCCTACCTGATCAGCAAGGGACACCGGAGAATTGGCTGCATCTCGTCCCCTGTTCTTGGCACAACCTCGCTGGAGGACCGGCTTCACGGCTATGAGCAGGCTTTGGCCGACAACCTTATTCCGGTGGATCACGCTGCCCGGCTGTTCGAACCTACACCTGAAGGCATTATCAATTTCCTCAGGACTCAGACTACCCTTACCGGGCTGGTGGCCTTCGACAACGTACACGGCTCCCTGATTATGAAAGCTGCTGAACATTTGGGCATCCGAATTCCCGAAGATCTTTCCCTGGTCATATTCGACGATTATTCCTACCCGGAACTGTTCAGGGTTCCACCCACTGTTATCGTACAGCCCTTTCGGAAGATGGGGCAGGAAGCCGCTCTGCTCCTGATGGAGTTGATTCACAGCCCCCAAGCAGAACGCAGACGCATCACCCTTCCGGTTCAGCTGATTGAGCGGAAATCAGTGGAGAATCCGCCTTCCAGCCCCCGGTAA
- a CDS encoding ABC transporter permease, which translates to MRKQQSLTAIEASVSPEALTMRASMARKKFKWKRIKYDKSLYIMLLPVIVFYLLFKYSPMAGEIIAFKNYRFADGIVGSDWVGFKHFRMLFESTDFWRVFRNTLLLNVYSLVVGFPVPIVLALLLNEIRLEGFKRLIQNLLYIPHFISWAVLGGILITMLSPSTGVINLILQHVFGMEPIYFMASSSWWPVAYTASSIWREAGWGTILYLAAMSAIDTQLYEAAKIDGANKLRQTWHITLPGIRSTIAILLILRMGSMMDVGLEQTLSLQNDSVLDVADVISTYVFRVGLQNMNYSYTTALGLFQSLISLILVVGVNRSIRLFGERGLW; encoded by the coding sequence ATGAGAAAGCAACAGTCGTTAACTGCTATAGAGGCTTCCGTTTCACCGGAAGCCCTGACAATGCGTGCTTCCATGGCGAGAAAAAAATTCAAATGGAAGCGTATTAAATATGATAAATCCCTGTACATCATGCTCCTGCCCGTAATTGTTTTCTACCTGCTGTTCAAATATTCACCGATGGCCGGTGAAATTATTGCCTTCAAAAACTACCGGTTTGCCGATGGCATTGTAGGAAGCGACTGGGTAGGATTCAAGCATTTTCGGATGCTGTTCGAAAGCACAGACTTCTGGCGCGTATTCCGCAACACTCTGCTGCTCAATGTGTACAGCCTCGTTGTAGGCTTTCCGGTCCCGATAGTACTGGCTCTCCTATTGAATGAAATTCGGTTGGAAGGCTTCAAACGCCTGATCCAAAACCTGCTGTACATCCCGCACTTCATTTCCTGGGCAGTGTTGGGTGGAATCCTGATTACTATGCTGTCACCCAGCACAGGGGTCATTAATCTGATTCTGCAGCATGTATTCGGCATGGAGCCCATCTACTTCATGGCCAGTTCCAGCTGGTGGCCGGTGGCATACACTGCTTCCTCCATCTGGCGGGAAGCTGGCTGGGGAACGATCCTTTACCTGGCTGCCATGTCCGCTATTGATACACAGTTGTATGAAGCAGCCAAGATTGATGGGGCCAACAAGCTGCGTCAAACCTGGCATATTACCTTACCGGGCATCCGCAGCACCATTGCCATCCTGCTTATTCTGCGGATGGGCAGCATGATGGATGTGGGATTAGAGCAGACCCTTTCGCTGCAAAATGACTCTGTACTAGATGTAGCTGATGTCATCAGTACCTACGTTTTCCGGGTAGGACTGCAAAATATGAACTACAGCTATACGACAGCCTTGGGCTTATTCCAATCCCTGATCAGTCTGATTCTTGTTGTTGGTGTGAACCGGTCGATCCGCCTGTTCGGGGAAAGGGGGCTATGGTAA
- a CDS encoding response regulator transcription factor, whose amino-acid sequence METILIIEDDAKLAGLLSAYLSKYDYHTIIIEDFTNVLEAFKESAAGLVLLDVNLPKYDGYYWCRQIRQISLCPILFISARDSGMDQVMALENGGDDYITKPFHYEVVLAKIRSHLRRAYGSYAQIQGERTLHSGALTLFPERYTIQYAGESMELTQKEAILIEALLLKEGRVVTREKLLDLMWEDQHFIDDNTLNVYITRVRRKLKDLGVGDVVETVRGAGYLLNLTGKAP is encoded by the coding sequence ATGGAAACAATCCTGATCATTGAAGATGATGCCAAGCTTGCAGGGCTGCTGAGTGCATACCTCTCTAAATATGATTATCATACCATCATTATTGAAGACTTCACTAACGTGCTGGAAGCCTTTAAGGAAAGCGCTGCCGGTCTTGTGCTGCTGGATGTCAATCTGCCCAAGTATGACGGTTATTACTGGTGCCGCCAGATCCGCCAAATTTCGCTTTGTCCAATTCTGTTCATTTCGGCTAGAGACAGCGGGATGGACCAGGTGATGGCGCTGGAGAACGGCGGCGATGATTATATTACCAAACCGTTCCACTACGAAGTCGTTTTAGCCAAAATCCGCAGCCATTTGCGCAGAGCCTATGGTTCTTATGCACAAATTCAGGGGGAGCGTACACTACATTCAGGCGCTCTAACCCTGTTTCCTGAACGTTATACTATCCAGTATGCCGGGGAATCCATGGAATTGACCCAGAAGGAGGCCATCCTGATAGAAGCGCTGCTGCTGAAGGAGGGGCGTGTGGTCACCCGGGAGAAGCTGCTGGATCTTATGTGGGAGGACCAGCATTTCATTGATGATAATACCTTGAATGTCTATATTACACGTGTCCGCAGGAAGCTCAAGGATCTTGGCGTGGGAGATGTTGTAGAAACGGTAAGGGGCGCCGGCTATCTTCTGAATCTAACGGGGAAAGCACCATGA
- a CDS encoding AraC family transcriptional regulator — translation MERLVEHLNYSREIERSIDYIEEHLRENLTAEDIASQVGYSLYHFCRMFSQCREMPVMEYVRSRKLSLAAVELFNGRRIMDIALDYGFETPGGFAKAFRKAFGYSPSQYAARMDGYLRDRSVYQIGDYIREPVMVSKPAFKVAGYGIETNVESGSYTQDVASFWYCYDGDNLENKMYALLNPPKHGEVGLCVPAQGGGNAVYLLGVIVDDFSLVAEDMLTAVVPAAQYAVFTTPPVDATDEANPDAFAQVVKSTWRHIFEDWFPESGYEHAKGKLNFEFYDERCHARVDTVMEIYVPVVERPGSRG, via the coding sequence ATGGAAAGGCTGGTGGAGCACCTGAATTACAGCAGGGAGATCGAGCGGAGTATTGATTATATTGAGGAGCATCTGCGGGAGAACCTGACGGCGGAAGACATCGCGTCCCAGGTGGGGTATTCGCTGTATCATTTTTGCCGGATGTTCAGCCAGTGCCGGGAGATGCCGGTTATGGAATATGTGCGCAGCCGGAAGCTGTCCCTGGCAGCAGTAGAGCTGTTTAACGGGCGGCGGATTATGGATATCGCGCTGGATTATGGTTTTGAGACTCCCGGCGGTTTCGCCAAAGCCTTCCGCAAGGCCTTCGGCTATAGTCCCTCGCAGTATGCGGCACGGATGGACGGCTATCTCCGGGACAGATCGGTGTACCAAATCGGGGATTATATTAGGGAGCCCGTGATGGTGAGCAAACCGGCGTTTAAGGTGGCTGGTTATGGCATAGAGACGAACGTGGAGTCCGGGAGTTATACGCAGGATGTCGCTTCCTTCTGGTACTGCTATGACGGAGATAATCTGGAGAACAAAATGTATGCCCTGTTGAACCCGCCGAAGCACGGTGAGGTCGGTTTGTGTGTCCCGGCGCAAGGCGGCGGCAATGCCGTCTACCTGCTGGGTGTCATTGTCGATGATTTCAGCCTTGTGGCTGAGGATATGCTTACGGCTGTTGTGCCTGCTGCGCAGTATGCCGTGTTTACTACGCCTCCGGTGGATGCCACCGATGAGGCGAATCCGGACGCTTTTGCCCAGGTGGTGAAGAGTACGTGGAGACATATCTTTGAGGATTGGTTCCCGGAAAGCGGATATGAGCACGCCAAGGGCAAGCTGAACTTCGAGTTCTATGACGAGCGGTGTCATGCGCGGGTGGATACGGTGATGGAGATCTATGTTCCTGTAGTGGAGCGGCCGGGAAGCAGGGGCTGA
- a CDS encoding VanZ family protein — MAKQRKILLTITVLYTLLVLYFMFFAFGRGESYDHSLGYTFIFMPDNFIKLPSPADLLHPSLMSMVGFGNTIAFIPFGILIPWLYRVSFVRFITLFFIGILVLETIQALTFLGSFDINDALQNTIGAALGFGAYKLGFRSRSLGRNLVATAISGLVLFIALWGLGAVVDKIITKVEGPFTAITEWTDSSGNSSAKPDSIQINGQKIPLRYNLYGAEDGDSRTFTYKSEGQTIFSFNYGNPEPTDYSGSISMTLDGREILTGSGEYQRSNPEVYPSPFWIPLEPGNELKLTIKGELKIWDVGYKKMQYFWN; from the coding sequence ATGGCTAAACAACGCAAGATTCTTCTAACCATAACCGTATTGTATACCTTGCTTGTTCTTTATTTTATGTTCTTCGCCTTCGGCAGAGGAGAATCGTATGACCACTCGCTTGGCTACACCTTTATTTTTATGCCTGACAACTTCATTAAGCTGCCGTCTCCAGCTGATCTTCTGCATCCCAGCCTAATGAGTATGGTGGGTTTCGGGAACACTATTGCTTTTATTCCTTTCGGTATATTGATTCCATGGCTGTACCGGGTCAGCTTCGTCCGGTTCATCACCTTATTCTTCATAGGGATTCTTGTGCTGGAAACAATCCAGGCCCTTACGTTCCTGGGCAGCTTCGATATCAACGACGCGCTTCAGAATACGATTGGAGCAGCCCTCGGTTTTGGGGCCTACAAGCTTGGTTTTCGTTCCCGCAGCCTCGGGCGCAATCTGGTGGCAACGGCTATATCGGGGTTGGTTCTCTTTATAGCTTTATGGGGATTAGGGGCGGTGGTAGACAAAATAATAACTAAAGTAGAGGGTCCGTTTACGGCGATCACTGAATGGACGGACAGTTCGGGCAATTCATCCGCTAAACCGGACAGTATTCAAATCAACGGACAGAAGATACCGCTCCGCTATAACCTATATGGCGCTGAAGACGGAGATTCCAGAACGTTCACGTACAAGTCTGAGGGACAGACGATTTTCTCCTTCAATTACGGAAACCCTGAACCCACAGATTATTCCGGAAGCATCAGTATGACCCTGGATGGCAGGGAGATCCTGACCGGTTCTGGAGAATATCAGCGGAGTAATCCGGAAGTGTACCCGTCTCCATTCTGGATACCCCTCGAGCCGGGGAACGAGTTGAAGCTCACGATTAAGGGCGAATTGAAAATATGGGATGTCGGGTATAAGAAGATGCAATATTTCTGGAACTAA